Proteins encoded within one genomic window of Ranitomeya variabilis isolate aRanVar5 chromosome 4, aRanVar5.hap1, whole genome shotgun sequence:
- the LOC143767281 gene encoding uncharacterized protein LOC143767281 isoform X1 yields the protein MWCAALQVEVPTISDPLSGDLLYKRILLSDPTRMDRDRDKMAERILHLTLEILFRLTGEDYTVVKKTSSERCQADVSEGWGRPLSPITGPPPHPLIHEDINDQKILELAYKMIELLTGEVPIRCQDVTVYFSMEEWEYLEGHKDLYKDVMMEVPQPLTSPVLSSKRTTPERCPRPLLLQDCKQEDPNVPQDHQGKYLPRINTTETYMRGDERCKEEIPTDNRTDDVTRNSEGHLIFSDFAAGDHGITSDTYEEHLIIPDIPQALLMKNHSSEPFQQVLSSASLKENVKNKNHKTTNDLEVHTGEKQFSSGKSYSIKSRFILYRRSHSGNKLFSCLKCGKYFKRKAHHVSHQKIHTGEKPYSCSECGKCFSEKKILVKHQRTHTGEKPFLCSECGYCFNQRANLVRHQRTHTGEKPFSCPECGKCFLDKSHLVTHQRTHTGEKPFSCSECGKYFVDKSNLVKHQRTHTGEKPFSCSECGKCFIDKSNLVKHHRTHILEKQFSCSECGKCFTRKYDLVKHEKTHTGEKPLLF from the exons gtccctacaatatcggatcctctcagtggagatcttctatataagagaattctcctgagtgaccctacaaggatggatagggacagggacaagatggcggagaggatattacacctcaccctagagatcctcttccggcttactggagag gattacacagtagtgaagaagacctctagtgagcgctgtcaggccgatgtgtctgagggatggggaagacccctgagcccaatcacagggcctccacctcaccccctgatacatgaggacatcaatgaccagaagatcctagaactcgcctacaagatgattgagctgctgactggagag gttcctataaggtgtcaggatgtcaccgtctatttctccatggaggagtgggagtatttagaaggacacaaagatctgtacaaggacgtcatgatggaggttccccagcccctcacatcaccag ttctatccagtaagaggacaacaccagagagatgtccccgtcctcttcttctacaggactgtaaacaagaagatcccaatgttcctcaggatcatcag GGTAAATATCTGCCccgtattaatactacagagacatatatgagaggtgatgagcggtgtaaagaggagattcccacagataaccgcacag ATGATGTTACCAGGAACTCTGAGGGACATCTGATATTTTCAGATTTTGCAGCAGGTGATCATGGTATCACATCAGATACATATGAAGAACATTTAATTATCCCAGATATACCTCAAGCCCTTCTCATGAAAAATCATTCATCTGAACCTTTTCAACAGGTGCTTTCTTCTGCTTCATTAAAGGAAAATGTGAAAAACAAAAATCACAAAACTACCAATGATCTTGAagtacacacaggggagaagcaatTTTCATCTGGGAAAAGTTACAGTATTAAATCAAGATTTATTTTATATCGGAGAAGTCACTCAGGGAATAAACTATTTTCATGTTtaaaatgtgggaaatattttaaaagGAAAGCACATCATGTTtcacatcaaaaaattcacacaggggagaagccatattcatgctcagaatgtgggaaatgttttagtgaaaaaaaaattcttgttaaacatcaaagaactcacacaggggagaaaccatttttatgTTCTGAATGTGGGTATTGTTTTAATCAGAGAgcaaatcttgttagacatcagagaactcacactggggaaaagccattttcatgtcctgaatgtgggaaatgttttctagataaatcccatcttgttacacatcaaagaactcacacaggggaaaaaccattttcatgttcagaatgtgggaaatattttgtagataaatcaaatcttgttaaacatcagagaactcacacgggagaaaagccattttcatgttcagaatgcgggaaatgttttatagataaatcaaatcttgttaagcATCACAGAACTCATATATTGGAGAAgcaattttcatgttcagaatgtgggaaatgtttcacccGTAAATACGATCTTGTTAAACAtgaaaaaactcacacaggggagaagccactttTGTTTTAA
- the LOC143767281 gene encoding uncharacterized protein LOC143767281 isoform X2: MMLHRHLLPIQVPTISDPLSGDLLYKRILLSDPTRMDRDRDKMAERILHLTLEILFRLTGEDYTVVKKTSSERCQADVSEGWGRPLSPITGPPPHPLIHEDINDQKILELAYKMIELLTGEVPIRCQDVTVYFSMEEWEYLEGHKDLYKDVMMEVPQPLTSPVLSSKRTTPERCPRPLLLQDCKQEDPNVPQDHQGKYLPRINTTETYMRGDERCKEEIPTDNRTDDVTRNSEGHLIFSDFAAGDHGITSDTYEEHLIIPDIPQALLMKNHSSEPFQQVLSSASLKENVKNKNHKTTNDLEVHTGEKQFSSGKSYSIKSRFILYRRSHSGNKLFSCLKCGKYFKRKAHHVSHQKIHTGEKPYSCSECGKCFSEKKILVKHQRTHTGEKPFLCSECGYCFNQRANLVRHQRTHTGEKPFSCPECGKCFLDKSHLVTHQRTHTGEKPFSCSECGKYFVDKSNLVKHQRTHTGEKPFSCSECGKCFIDKSNLVKHHRTHILEKQFSCSECGKCFTRKYDLVKHEKTHTGEKPLLF, translated from the exons atgatgttacatcgtcatcttctccccattcaggtccctacaatatcggatcctctcagtggagatcttctatataagagaattctcctgagtgaccctacaaggatggatagggacagggacaagatggcggagaggatattacacctcaccctagagatcctcttccggcttactggagag gattacacagtagtgaagaagacctctagtgagcgctgtcaggccgatgtgtctgagggatggggaagacccctgagcccaatcacagggcctccacctcaccccctgatacatgaggacatcaatgaccagaagatcctagaactcgcctacaagatgattgagctgctgactggagag gttcctataaggtgtcaggatgtcaccgtctatttctccatggaggagtgggagtatttagaaggacacaaagatctgtacaaggacgtcatgatggaggttccccagcccctcacatcaccag ttctatccagtaagaggacaacaccagagagatgtccccgtcctcttcttctacaggactgtaaacaagaagatcccaatgttcctcaggatcatcag GGTAAATATCTGCCccgtattaatactacagagacatatatgagaggtgatgagcggtgtaaagaggagattcccacagataaccgcacag ATGATGTTACCAGGAACTCTGAGGGACATCTGATATTTTCAGATTTTGCAGCAGGTGATCATGGTATCACATCAGATACATATGAAGAACATTTAATTATCCCAGATATACCTCAAGCCCTTCTCATGAAAAATCATTCATCTGAACCTTTTCAACAGGTGCTTTCTTCTGCTTCATTAAAGGAAAATGTGAAAAACAAAAATCACAAAACTACCAATGATCTTGAagtacacacaggggagaagcaatTTTCATCTGGGAAAAGTTACAGTATTAAATCAAGATTTATTTTATATCGGAGAAGTCACTCAGGGAATAAACTATTTTCATGTTtaaaatgtgggaaatattttaaaagGAAAGCACATCATGTTtcacatcaaaaaattcacacaggggagaagccatattcatgctcagaatgtgggaaatgttttagtgaaaaaaaaattcttgttaaacatcaaagaactcacacaggggagaaaccatttttatgTTCTGAATGTGGGTATTGTTTTAATCAGAGAgcaaatcttgttagacatcagagaactcacactggggaaaagccattttcatgtcctgaatgtgggaaatgttttctagataaatcccatcttgttacacatcaaagaactcacacaggggaaaaaccattttcatgttcagaatgtgggaaatattttgtagataaatcaaatcttgttaaacatcagagaactcacacgggagaaaagccattttcatgttcagaatgcgggaaatgttttatagataaatcaaatcttgttaagcATCACAGAACTCATATATTGGAGAAgcaattttcatgttcagaatgtgggaaatgtttcacccGTAAATACGATCTTGTTAAACAtgaaaaaactcacacaggggagaagccactttTGTTTTAA